Proteins from a single region of Geothrix sp. PMB-07:
- a CDS encoding amino acid permease yields MGGLFVKKDLARLISDANDPHVGEGGHGGGQLKRTLGAFNLTTLGIGAIIGAGIFSLTGTAAANYAGPGIVYSFIIGGILCALAGVCYAEMAAMIPVAGSAYAYSYATMGEFIAWIIGWDLVLEYAFGAVTVSAAWSGYLYSILHKTLGIELTDTLVRFTKGPWEKVTLHDGSMVFGQWNVPATLIALFVASVLYKGIKESATVNNLIVVTKVTIVVVFIILGIAVISKTNLFVNPASTGLAALVPAKEVVEGHSRYGWLNGGVLTGAGVVFFAYIGFDAVSTTAQEAKNPKRDLPIGILGSLVICTILYILVALVLTGVVPYKQLGVADPIAVGIDKIVMLRGWTPAAQKAFTFVIKLGAISGLTSVILVMMMGQTRVFYAMSKDGLLPWFGNAHPKFGTPHVATVVTGIFVALCGGLMPMSLVGELVSIGTLLAFVLVCVGVPILRFTNPEVERPFKVPGGTLGAVLVGLAGAAACGYVMSGLPQDTWLRLILWLEVGLMIYAGYGWRRSHLAEGNANRAKPHTALLVTSLVFFIPTVIYAIKFFGKGA; encoded by the coding sequence ATGGGTGGTTTGTTTGTCAAAAAGGACCTGGCCCGTCTCATTTCCGATGCCAATGACCCCCACGTGGGCGAGGGCGGACATGGGGGCGGCCAGCTCAAGCGCACCCTGGGGGCCTTCAACCTCACCACGCTGGGCATCGGCGCCATCATTGGCGCCGGCATTTTTTCGCTGACGGGCACCGCCGCCGCCAACTACGCCGGCCCGGGCATCGTCTACAGCTTCATCATCGGCGGCATCCTCTGCGCCCTGGCGGGCGTCTGCTACGCCGAGATGGCCGCCATGATCCCCGTGGCAGGTTCGGCCTACGCGTATTCCTACGCCACCATGGGCGAATTCATCGCCTGGATCATCGGGTGGGATCTGGTGCTGGAGTACGCCTTCGGCGCCGTCACCGTGAGCGCTGCCTGGTCGGGCTACCTCTACTCCATCCTGCACAAGACCCTGGGCATCGAGCTGACGGACACCCTGGTGCGCTTCACCAAAGGCCCCTGGGAAAAGGTGACGCTCCATGACGGCAGCATGGTCTTCGGCCAGTGGAATGTGCCCGCCACGCTGATCGCCCTGTTTGTGGCCTCCGTCCTCTACAAGGGGATCAAGGAGAGCGCCACGGTGAACAACCTCATCGTGGTGACCAAGGTGACCATCGTGGTGGTGTTCATTATCCTGGGCATTGCGGTCATCTCGAAGACCAACCTCTTTGTGAATCCCGCCTCCACGGGGCTCGCGGCCCTGGTGCCCGCCAAAGAAGTGGTGGAAGGTCACAGCCGCTACGGTTGGCTCAATGGCGGCGTGCTCACCGGTGCTGGCGTGGTCTTCTTCGCCTACATCGGTTTCGATGCCGTGAGCACCACGGCCCAGGAAGCCAAGAATCCCAAGCGCGACCTGCCCATCGGCATCCTGGGCTCCCTGGTCATCTGCACGATCCTCTACATCCTGGTGGCCCTGGTGCTGACGGGTGTGGTGCCCTACAAGCAGCTGGGCGTGGCCGATCCCATCGCCGTGGGCATCGACAAGATCGTCATGCTGCGCGGCTGGACGCCTGCGGCTCAGAAGGCCTTCACCTTTGTCATCAAGCTGGGCGCCATCAGCGGCCTCACCTCGGTGATCCTCGTGATGATGATGGGCCAGACCCGCGTGTTCTACGCCATGAGCAAGGATGGCCTGCTGCCCTGGTTCGGCAACGCCCATCCCAAGTTCGGCACGCCCCATGTGGCCACGGTGGTGACGGGCATCTTCGTGGCCCTGTGCGGCGGCCTCATGCCCATGAGCCTGGTGGGTGAGCTGGTGTCCATCGGCACGCTGCTGGCCTTCGTCCTCGTTTGCGTCGGCGTGCCCATCCTCCGCTTCACCAACCCCGAAGTGGAACGTCCCTTCAAGGTGCCCGGCGGCACCCTGGGTGCCGTACTCGTGGGCCTGGCCGGGGCTGCGGCCTGTGGCTATGTGATGTCGGGCCTGCCCCAGGACACCTGGCTCCGCCTCATCCTGTGGCTGGAAGTGGGCCTGATGATCTACGCGGGCTACGGCTGGCGGCGCAGCCACCTGGCCGAAGGCAATGCCAACCGGGCGAAGCCTCATACCGCGTTGCTGGTCACCAGCCTGGTCTTCTTCATCCCCACGGTGATCTACGCCATCAAGTTCTTCGGGAAGGGGGCCTGA
- a CDS encoding TonB-dependent receptor codes for MEVVANASEAKTDDKVSINYSAEELIKMPVGLNFESIINLTPGVTGSGTGVSVRGSQTGQVLYRIDGINVKDDTGGNTTLYAPLPDSIEDVQVVLSALNSRYGLVNGGQINMVTKSGSNNWEGTIRSYLKRNAWQANLANASPADNHNLNDEDFSRYVDVTTSGPIWKDHLWFSLGARFQPNQAKRVMLGYTAHGRLADGTTVPWDTLRNVSGNTAQYGLRPMSTYGLNPGVDSIVNAGPGGTYGVSLEDAGQIVNSATSYNKVEGKLTGAINENHVVYLTLLTDGTTEGASIGEHTGDPWMVQSKSMIGDLKTKTQAYTLGWNGTLSSNWTIEARAYLASRKAYDVPNPNPGVSVMGYMASQSPDMTIVQEASGLGHDWINWEDGYRYGTMENRLSTYNQPEKRGNQGYSVNLKTFQDFMGKHEIDVGGEFVGTVYNFGRSKEGSRAVWQGGWYKDSATGGYLYPVFRRGAPGTAPSEILSKGAGDPGNGWPGLSPTNDQFVHWSDAMRGPSAHMEMFWNNPSDAKNSTTSFWVNDVWTLSSQWNLLLGARLNRLIMQDEGGHEVTSQNLLEPRLQLKFNPDGQNKEVYSFSVAKLASAYSDQMANQFRGNEWEIRTVHLWSGANLAIPQPGFDTPGALSDAPVGTYNGYNYTGKNMNGVRFVDYATLIDPKNYGSSFDFVDARQTYIAKNLRAPFTIELNLGYQRNYDSGYFKANVVKRYYKDDIVGPIHGYGTDYLVHMVSPAPNDPLRMYKGASYWINSGFTREFTGLEFAFRKQLTSRVSMEGGYTWDRTTGTNALDYYNWKNLRESLLTPAQQEMAVGKGMLNRNQVGHLILTYVHPVGRGNVSFSLKGDTWLSGFTTPYGRADYRALAGFQQLPSTINGERVVDIDPRPGNADPYYSVLLGNYNDYKTGVDYYQVGAKIQWDIPIGLGKTHFVGYISIDNLFNHFILTDQYGYFSDQVTGYNTAWWDGVISGRSYAAYRGGQTYGAAGNPWAPNNSYNNGWGGRRVGDFSFGFKF; via the coding sequence GTGGAAGTGGTCGCCAATGCCAGTGAAGCCAAGACCGATGACAAGGTCTCCATCAACTACTCCGCCGAAGAGCTGATCAAGATGCCGGTGGGCCTCAATTTCGAGAGCATCATCAACCTCACACCCGGCGTGACGGGCTCCGGCACCGGCGTGAGCGTCCGCGGCTCCCAGACCGGCCAGGTGCTCTACCGCATCGACGGCATCAACGTGAAGGACGACACGGGCGGCAACACCACGCTCTACGCGCCCCTGCCCGACAGCATCGAGGATGTGCAGGTGGTGCTCTCGGCCCTGAACTCGCGCTACGGCCTGGTCAACGGCGGCCAGATCAACATGGTCACCAAGAGCGGCTCCAACAACTGGGAAGGCACCATCCGGAGCTACCTCAAGCGCAATGCCTGGCAGGCCAACCTCGCAAACGCCTCTCCGGCAGACAACCACAACCTGAATGACGAGGATTTCAGCCGCTACGTGGATGTCACCACCAGCGGGCCCATCTGGAAGGATCACCTCTGGTTCTCCCTGGGCGCGCGCTTCCAGCCCAACCAGGCCAAGCGCGTGATGCTGGGCTACACCGCCCATGGCCGCCTGGCCGATGGCACCACCGTGCCCTGGGACACCCTTCGCAACGTGAGCGGCAACACCGCCCAGTACGGCCTGCGCCCCATGTCCACCTACGGCCTCAATCCCGGTGTGGATTCCATCGTGAATGCCGGCCCTGGGGGAACCTACGGGGTCAGCCTGGAAGATGCCGGCCAGATCGTGAACTCGGCCACCTCCTACAACAAGGTGGAAGGCAAGCTCACCGGGGCGATCAACGAGAACCACGTCGTCTACCTCACCCTCCTCACCGATGGCACCACGGAGGGTGCTTCCATCGGCGAACACACGGGCGATCCCTGGATGGTCCAGAGCAAGTCCATGATCGGTGACCTGAAGACCAAAACCCAGGCCTACACGCTGGGCTGGAACGGAACCCTGTCCAGCAACTGGACCATCGAGGCCCGCGCCTACCTGGCCAGCCGCAAAGCCTACGACGTCCCCAACCCCAATCCGGGCGTGTCCGTCATGGGCTACATGGCCAGCCAGTCGCCAGACATGACCATCGTGCAGGAGGCCTCGGGCCTGGGACACGACTGGATCAACTGGGAGGACGGCTACCGCTACGGCACCATGGAGAACCGCCTCTCCACCTACAATCAGCCCGAGAAACGCGGGAACCAGGGCTACAGCGTGAACCTGAAGACCTTCCAGGACTTCATGGGCAAGCATGAGATTGACGTAGGCGGCGAATTCGTGGGCACGGTCTACAACTTCGGCCGTTCCAAGGAAGGCAGCCGTGCGGTCTGGCAGGGCGGCTGGTACAAGGATTCCGCCACGGGCGGCTACCTCTACCCCGTCTTCCGCCGCGGTGCCCCCGGCACTGCCCCCAGCGAAATCCTGAGCAAAGGGGCCGGAGATCCCGGCAATGGCTGGCCCGGTCTCTCTCCCACGAATGACCAGTTCGTCCACTGGTCGGATGCCATGCGCGGCCCCAGCGCCCACATGGAGATGTTCTGGAACAACCCTTCAGACGCCAAGAACAGCACGACCTCCTTCTGGGTCAATGACGTCTGGACCCTATCCTCCCAGTGGAACCTGCTCCTGGGCGCCCGGCTCAACCGGCTCATCATGCAGGACGAGGGCGGGCATGAGGTGACCAGCCAGAACCTGCTGGAGCCGCGCCTGCAGCTCAAATTCAACCCGGATGGTCAGAACAAGGAGGTCTACTCCTTCTCCGTGGCCAAGCTGGCCTCCGCCTACTCCGACCAGATGGCCAACCAGTTCCGGGGCAACGAGTGGGAGATCCGCACGGTGCACCTCTGGAGCGGCGCGAACCTGGCCATTCCCCAGCCGGGCTTCGACACCCCCGGCGCCCTGAGCGACGCCCCGGTGGGCACGTACAACGGCTACAACTACACCGGCAAGAACATGAACGGCGTGCGGTTCGTGGACTACGCCACCCTCATCGATCCGAAGAACTACGGTTCCTCCTTCGACTTCGTGGATGCACGCCAGACCTACATCGCCAAGAACTTGCGCGCCCCCTTCACCATCGAGCTGAACCTGGGCTACCAGCGCAACTACGACAGCGGCTACTTCAAGGCCAACGTCGTGAAGCGGTACTACAAGGACGACATCGTCGGCCCCATCCACGGCTACGGCACGGACTACCTGGTCCACATGGTGAGCCCGGCCCCCAACGATCCGCTGCGGATGTACAAGGGCGCCTCGTACTGGATCAACTCCGGGTTCACCCGGGAGTTCACGGGGCTGGAATTCGCGTTCCGGAAACAGCTCACCTCGCGCGTGAGCATGGAGGGTGGCTACACCTGGGACCGCACCACCGGCACCAATGCCCTGGACTACTACAACTGGAAAAACCTGCGGGAGAGCCTGCTGACTCCGGCCCAGCAGGAGATGGCCGTGGGCAAGGGCATGCTCAACCGCAACCAGGTGGGCCACCTGATTCTTACCTACGTGCATCCCGTGGGCCGCGGCAACGTGTCCTTCTCGCTCAAGGGCGACACCTGGCTCAGCGGCTTCACCACCCCCTACGGGCGCGCCGACTACCGCGCCCTGGCGGGTTTCCAGCAGCTGCCGAGCACGATCAACGGCGAGCGCGTGGTCGACATCGATCCGCGTCCGGGCAATGCGGATCCCTACTACAGTGTGCTCCTGGGGAACTACAACGACTACAAGACCGGCGTGGACTACTACCAGGTGGGCGCCAAGATCCAGTGGGACATCCCCATCGGGCTCGGCAAGACCCATTTCGTGGGGTACATCTCCATCGACAACCTGTTCAACCACTTCATCCTGACGGACCAGTACGGCTACTTCAGCGACCAGGTCACGGGCTACAACACCGCCTGGTGGGACGGCGTCATTTCCGGCAGATCGTACGCCGCCTACCGCGGCGGCCAGACCTACGGAGCCGCCGGCAATCCCTGGGCGCCGAACAACAGCTACAACAACGGTTGGGGCGGCCGCAGGGTCGGCGACTTCAGCTTCGGTTTCAAGTTCTAA
- a CDS encoding XylR family transcriptional regulator encodes MPNMRHIALLVLASRAYGRGICLGVAASAMERGDWLIYPHERSEFKEMPGWLKRSRLDGIIAYIPTVELGRQLMGLNVPIVDVHGQGNCPTAPVLDTDPEQVARLAADFFRQAGFIHFGFCGYPGIFFSDRRSEAFERLLNEAGHRVEIYSPPPKVCASMDVLRRERGALEYEAELSAWLVRVPKPIAILACNDIRGQQVINACRTLGISMPDDVSVIGVDNDEIICRLCQPTLTSIAPDYERLGRMAVDMLARMIDGQEVEPRLWNLPPSRIVERESTDITTAQHPIVLSASRIIRSRANANLSVEQICSMVGCSRSTLDNLFRKHLGRPVAREMLRVRLNRCRRLLEDTDQTVDEIARKCGFLSSTYFCRFFKRETGLSPSMFRAEHTGK; translated from the coding sequence ATGCCCAACATGCGCCACATCGCCCTCCTGGTTCTGGCCTCCCGCGCCTACGGCCGGGGCATTTGCCTGGGGGTGGCCGCCTCCGCCATGGAGCGCGGGGATTGGCTCATCTACCCCCACGAGCGTTCCGAGTTCAAGGAGATGCCCGGCTGGCTCAAACGCAGCCGCCTGGACGGGATCATCGCCTACATCCCCACCGTGGAACTGGGGCGCCAGCTCATGGGGCTGAACGTGCCCATCGTGGACGTGCATGGCCAGGGCAACTGCCCCACGGCGCCCGTGCTGGATACGGACCCCGAGCAGGTGGCCCGGCTGGCCGCGGACTTCTTCCGGCAGGCGGGATTCATCCATTTCGGCTTCTGCGGCTACCCGGGCATCTTCTTTTCCGACCGCCGCTCTGAGGCCTTCGAGCGCCTCCTCAACGAGGCGGGCCACCGAGTCGAGATCTATTCGCCTCCCCCGAAAGTCTGCGCCTCCATGGACGTGCTCCGGCGCGAGCGGGGCGCCCTGGAATACGAGGCGGAGTTGTCCGCCTGGCTGGTGCGGGTGCCGAAACCCATCGCCATCCTGGCCTGCAATGACATCCGGGGGCAGCAGGTCATCAACGCGTGCCGCACCCTGGGCATCTCCATGCCCGACGATGTCAGCGTCATCGGCGTCGACAATGACGAGATCATCTGCCGGCTCTGCCAGCCCACCCTCACGAGCATTGCGCCCGACTACGAACGGCTGGGGCGCATGGCCGTGGACATGCTGGCGCGCATGATCGACGGCCAGGAGGTGGAGCCCCGCCTCTGGAACCTGCCGCCGAGCCGCATCGTGGAGCGCGAATCCACCGACATCACCACGGCCCAGCACCCCATCGTGCTCTCGGCCTCGCGCATCATCCGCAGCCGGGCCAACGCCAACCTGTCCGTGGAGCAGATCTGCAGCATGGTCGGCTGCAGCCGCTCCACCCTGGACAACCTCTTCCGCAAGCACCTGGGGAGGCCGGTGGCCCGGGAGATGCTCCGGGTCCGCTTGAACCGCTGCCGCCGCCTGCTGGAGGACACCGACCAGACCGTCGACGAAATCGCACGGAAGTGCGGGTTCCTTTCCTCGACCTATTTCTGCCGCTTCTTCAAGCGGGAGACGGGCTTGTCGCCCTCCATGTTCCGGGCCGAGCACACCGGGAAATGA
- a CDS encoding carboxypeptidase-like regulatory domain-containing protein, which yields MNTRQALMLPAVAAMLASGTSLVAQVTTGSLSGKVTQGGKPVARARLAFESPALFQPRIVQTDAKGEYRAMLLPVGNYTIKVSAEGMLGKTASNVRVGLGSNLTMDFPLAPPGRSVGQHRGSGRQCQ from the coding sequence ATGAACACTCGCCAAGCACTGATGCTCCCTGCCGTCGCGGCCATGCTGGCCAGCGGAACCTCCCTCGTGGCCCAGGTCACCACCGGCAGCCTGTCCGGCAAGGTCACCCAAGGCGGAAAGCCCGTGGCCAGGGCCCGCCTCGCCTTCGAGAGCCCGGCCCTGTTCCAGCCGCGCATCGTCCAGACGGATGCCAAGGGCGAATACCGCGCCATGCTGCTTCCCGTGGGGAACTACACCATCAAGGTCAGCGCCGAAGGCATGCTCGGCAAGACCGCCTCCAATGTACGCGTGGGCCTCGGCTCCAACCTCACCATGGACTTCCCGCTGGCCCCCCCTGGCCGAAGCGTCGGGCAGCACCGTGGAAGTGGTCGCCAATGCCAGTGA
- a CDS encoding ComF family protein, translating into MGDALWDYHGGRPPLGALLLPAIKQGELGWRKALLERLSRATLPDWTAEVDAVTSAPSALPRRLLRGFDVAADLGQHMAARLGRPYAPLLAKRWFSGRQASRTESERRRLPRRAIALRRGVSPGGILLLVDDVWTTGTTLLRCAETLLEGGAAEVRVLTLFRAL; encoded by the coding sequence ATGGGTGATGCTCTGTGGGATTACCACGGGGGTCGGCCACCCCTGGGCGCGCTGCTGCTGCCCGCCATCAAGCAGGGCGAACTGGGCTGGCGGAAGGCCCTGCTCGAGCGCCTCTCCAGGGCCACGCTGCCGGACTGGACTGCGGAAGTGGATGCGGTGACCTCGGCCCCCAGCGCCCTGCCGCGCCGTCTTTTGCGGGGCTTTGATGTCGCCGCGGACCTGGGACAGCACATGGCTGCGCGCCTGGGACGGCCCTACGCGCCGCTGCTGGCCAAGCGCTGGTTCAGCGGCCGTCAGGCTTCTCGTACGGAATCGGAGCGGCGGCGCCTGCCCCGCCGGGCCATCGCCCTGCGGCGGGGCGTTTCACCCGGCGGCATCCTCCTCCTGGTTGATGATGTCTGGACCACGGGCACCACCCTCCTGCGCTGCGCCGAGACGTTGCTGGAGGGCGGTGCCGCCGAGGTACGGGTGCTGACCTTGTTCCGGGCGTTGTGA
- a CDS encoding heparan-alpha-glucosaminide N-acetyltransferase domain-containing protein yields the protein MTATAPGGHAPSRFWDDRAPSRRCDWIDQLRGWAVIVMIEVHVVNVWLQSGLRPDWLNYLNGLVAPSFTMAAGYSLVISTFKTDGTLRPFWPDTARRLGFILLCAYALHAPGITAADWTVLNTAQKARELFKVDVLQCIVFSLLILQGLARLVRNPRVFTALALAIAIFVPLVSPHLWATGVADGLWLPLRGLFNGNTDRGVSALFPLFPWIAFPAFGAFLGGLYRHLRVEPVDGKARWSEAKFLAALAGVGLVLLIWGSATQQSWLWGGKWIQENGVWMLHSRTGAFTYSELGAIANTTLPSVAARVGWILLGGTLMGAIELVRPRWSGPNPIKAASAESLLLYMLHLNMLFSVLLAPAVIALTGLGWGTLGWPGTLLLTAAVIGLNLWAGVAWQKVRQTPERMRWLQHKAVAILGVWFVVGGWWTFRHFLQSPELAKEPYRFLNAARVRKGLPPTPDGLCRDPQEYFREAERNRMHLSEGARADLTRQILARGESR from the coding sequence ATGACTGCCACAGCCCCGGGCGGCCACGCCCCCTCCCGCTTCTGGGATGACCGCGCGCCCTCCCGCCGTTGCGACTGGATCGACCAGCTGCGGGGCTGGGCCGTCATCGTGATGATCGAAGTGCATGTGGTGAACGTGTGGCTGCAGTCGGGTCTTCGCCCCGACTGGCTCAACTACCTCAATGGCCTCGTGGCCCCCAGTTTCACCATGGCCGCGGGCTACAGCCTGGTCATCTCCACCTTCAAGACCGACGGCACCCTGCGTCCCTTCTGGCCCGACACGGCCCGGCGCCTGGGCTTCATCCTGCTCTGCGCTTACGCCCTGCACGCCCCGGGCATCACGGCGGCAGACTGGACCGTGCTCAACACCGCCCAGAAGGCCCGCGAGCTGTTCAAGGTCGACGTGCTCCAGTGCATCGTCTTCTCGCTGCTCATCCTCCAGGGCCTGGCCCGGCTGGTGCGGAACCCTCGCGTATTCACCGCCCTGGCCCTGGCCATCGCCATCTTCGTCCCCCTGGTCTCGCCCCATCTCTGGGCCACGGGCGTGGCGGATGGCCTCTGGCTGCCCCTCCGCGGCCTCTTCAACGGCAACACCGATCGCGGCGTGTCGGCCCTCTTCCCGCTCTTCCCCTGGATCGCCTTCCCGGCCTTCGGCGCCTTCCTGGGCGGCCTCTACCGGCACCTGCGGGTGGAACCAGTTGATGGCAAAGCCCGCTGGAGCGAGGCCAAGTTCCTGGCCGCCCTGGCTGGTGTGGGCCTCGTGCTGCTGATCTGGGGATCCGCCACCCAGCAGTCGTGGCTCTGGGGCGGGAAGTGGATCCAGGAGAACGGCGTCTGGATGCTGCACAGCCGCACCGGCGCCTTCACCTACAGCGAGCTGGGCGCCATCGCCAACACCACCCTGCCCAGCGTGGCGGCCCGCGTGGGCTGGATCCTCCTGGGCGGCACGCTCATGGGGGCCATCGAGCTGGTGCGCCCCCGCTGGAGCGGGCCGAATCCCATCAAGGCCGCCAGCGCCGAATCCCTGTTGCTCTACATGCTGCACCTGAACATGCTCTTCAGCGTGCTGCTGGCACCGGCCGTCATCGCCCTCACCGGCCTGGGCTGGGGCACCCTGGGCTGGCCCGGCACCCTGCTCCTGACCGCCGCCGTCATCGGCCTGAACCTCTGGGCGGGCGTGGCCTGGCAGAAGGTGCGGCAGACGCCCGAGCGCATGCGTTGGCTCCAGCACAAGGCCGTGGCAATTCTGGGGGTGTGGTTCGTGGTGGGGGGCTGGTGGACCTTCCGCCACTTCCTGCAGAGCCCTGAACTGGCGAAGGAGCCCTACCGCTTTCTGAACGCCGCCCGCGTGCGCAAGGGCCTGCCGCCCACCCCCGACGGCCTCTGCCGCGATCCGCAGGAGTACTTCCGGGAAGCCGAGCGGAACCGGATGCACCTCAGCGAGGGCGCCCGCGCCGACCTCACCCGCCAGATCCTGGCGCGGGGGGAATCGCGTTAG
- a CDS encoding outer membrane beta-barrel protein, whose translation MKPIQTAVLALLALPLGAQGSGYSLGGTLMFSNDSYVGGLSKVTHNNSGFGLNVGFDTKVYQTDVPARISLAVNRFPGKAQNGLTTSLTQVQLAGDLLLATGFQRLRGIAGLSLNNYSASFSGVESQAPDDVQHHFPFKDTKGLKVGFKLGLEYDLAPNWHGEVAFQQTELAGKKTSDPLVRVGGLNPAWIQVGLRYDF comes from the coding sequence ATGAAACCCATTCAAACCGCAGTGCTGGCCCTGCTGGCCCTTCCCCTCGGCGCCCAGGGCTCCGGCTACTCCCTGGGGGGAACCCTGATGTTCTCGAATGACAGTTATGTGGGGGGCCTGTCCAAGGTCACCCACAACAACTCAGGCTTCGGCCTGAACGTCGGCTTCGACACCAAGGTCTACCAGACCGATGTGCCCGCCCGGATCTCGCTGGCCGTGAACCGCTTTCCGGGAAAAGCCCAGAATGGCCTCACCACCAGCCTGACCCAGGTCCAGCTGGCCGGCGACCTGCTGCTGGCCACCGGCTTCCAGCGGCTCCGGGGCATCGCGGGCCTGAGCCTGAACAACTACTCCGCCTCGTTTTCCGGGGTGGAAAGCCAGGCCCCCGATGATGTGCAGCACCACTTCCCATTCAAGGACACCAAGGGGCTCAAGGTCGGCTTCAAGCTCGGCCTGGAATACGACCTGGCTCCGAACTGGCATGGCGAAGTGGCCTTCCAGCAGACGGAACTGGCCGGCAAGAAAACCAGCGACCCCCTGGTCCGCGTCGGGGGCTTGAATCCCGCCTGGATCCAGGTGGGCCTCCGGTACGACTTCTAG